The Amycolatopsis viridis genome window below encodes:
- a CDS encoding aldehyde dehydrogenase family protein, protein MDTITPEPRPAWIAGRPEQGTSTLTVHHPFDGSEVATVAVPGADQVERAVAAAVAVAPKLRAAPAHQRAAALDHTSRQLAERAEELAELITAENGKPLKWAEAEVRRAVSVFRIAAEEARRFSGDLQRLDTDTAGEGRLALVRRVPRGPVLGIAPFNFPLNLVAHKVAPALAAGAPIIVKPAPRTPLSALVLGEILAETDLPEGAFSVLPLGNDDTAKLVADPRLPVVSFTGSGPVGWSLADAAPRKHVVLELGGNAAAVVLADWPDLAGAAERVATFGNYQAGQSCIAVQRVIVERSVADEFIPALAEAIAALRTGDPYDPGVDVGPVVDEAAAERIVSWVDEAVAAGAKLLAGGSRQGATVEPTLLTSVPADTKAWSEEIFGPVLAVSVVDDADQAFAAVNASAYGLQAGVFTRDVRLAFRASAELAVGGVIIGDVPSYRADQMPYGGVKGSGVGREGVLAAMHDLTEEQVTVFAGIDL, encoded by the coding sequence ATGGACACCATCACGCCGGAACCGCGGCCGGCCTGGATCGCCGGCCGTCCGGAGCAGGGCACGAGCACCTTGACCGTCCATCACCCGTTCGACGGGAGCGAGGTGGCGACCGTCGCGGTGCCCGGGGCGGACCAGGTCGAGCGCGCGGTGGCCGCGGCCGTCGCCGTCGCGCCGAAGCTCCGCGCGGCGCCCGCCCACCAGCGGGCCGCCGCGCTGGACCACACGTCCCGGCAGCTCGCCGAGCGCGCCGAGGAACTCGCCGAGCTGATCACCGCCGAGAACGGCAAGCCCCTGAAGTGGGCCGAGGCCGAGGTGCGCCGCGCGGTGTCGGTGTTCCGCATCGCCGCCGAGGAGGCCCGCCGCTTCTCCGGGGACCTGCAGCGGCTGGACACCGACACCGCGGGCGAGGGGCGCCTCGCGCTGGTCCGCCGGGTGCCCCGCGGCCCGGTCCTGGGCATCGCGCCGTTCAACTTCCCGCTCAACCTCGTCGCCCACAAGGTCGCCCCCGCGCTCGCGGCCGGCGCACCGATCATCGTGAAGCCCGCGCCGCGCACGCCGCTGTCCGCGCTGGTCCTGGGCGAGATCCTGGCCGAGACCGACCTCCCGGAGGGCGCGTTCTCGGTCCTGCCGCTCGGCAACGACGACACCGCGAAGCTCGTCGCCGACCCGCGCCTGCCGGTCGTGTCGTTCACCGGTTCCGGCCCGGTCGGCTGGTCGCTGGCCGACGCCGCGCCACGCAAGCACGTCGTCCTCGAACTGGGCGGCAACGCAGCGGCGGTGGTGCTCGCCGACTGGCCGGACCTCGCGGGTGCCGCGGAACGCGTCGCGACCTTCGGCAACTACCAGGCCGGCCAGTCGTGCATTGCGGTGCAGCGGGTCATCGTCGAGCGGTCCGTCGCCGACGAGTTCATCCCGGCGCTCGCCGAGGCGATCGCGGCGCTGCGGACCGGCGACCCCTACGACCCGGGGGTGGACGTCGGCCCGGTCGTCGACGAAGCCGCCGCCGAGCGGATCGTCAGCTGGGTCGACGAGGCCGTCGCCGCCGGCGCCAAACTCCTCGCCGGCGGCTCCCGCCAGGGCGCGACCGTCGAACCGACCCTGCTCACCAGCGTCCCCGCGGACACGAAGGCCTGGTCGGAGGAAATCTTCGGCCCCGTCCTGGCCGTCTCGGTGGTGGACGACGCCGACCAGGCGTTCGCCGCGGTCAACGCCTCCGCCTACGGCCTGCAGGCCGGCGTGTTCACCCGCGACGTGCGCCTCGCCTTCCGCGCCTCCGCCGAGCTCGCGGTCGGCGGAGTGATCATCGGCGACGTGCCGTCCTACCGGGCCGACCAGATGCCCTACGGCGGGGTGAAGGGCTCCGGGGTGGGCCGCGAAGGCGTGCTCGCCGCCATGCACGACCTCACCGAGGAGCAGGTCACCGTGTTCGCCGGGATCGACCTGTAG
- a CDS encoding FAD-dependent oxidoreductase, whose translation MTTRNSNAADYDVIVVGSGFGGSVAALRLTEKGYRVAVVEAGRRFADDEFAKTSWDLKRYLWAPALGCFGIQRIHLLRDVMILAGAGVGGGSLVYANTLYRPLKPFYQDKQWAHITDWESELAPYYDQASRMLGVVTNPSVTPSDEVMQKVAADMGVADSYHPTPVGVFFDKPGERVPDPFFGGAGPERTGCTECGSCMTGCRVGAKNTLVKNYLYLAEQGGAKVIPLTTVTAVRPRGDGSFEVDVHKTGTRSKRFRTTLTAGQVVLAAGTWGTQRLLHDMRDRGVLPRLSPRLGELTRTNSEAIIGAGRPAVDPARDFSKGVAITSSFHPDESTHIEPVRYGKGSNAMSLLQTIATDGSAPAPRWLQAVRFIAKHPLQSAKLLNGYRWSERTVILLVMQSLDNSITTYTRRGLFGRRKYTSKQGHGEPNPTFIPAGHRANELTAKHIDGIAGGTWGEIFDIPLTAHFIGGAPIGTSAQDGVIDPYHRVFGYPGLSIVDGTAITANLGVNPSLTITAQAERAFSFWPNKGEPDARPGQSQGYRRIQPVPPKHPAVPADAPAALRLPLVATGRSRRTR comes from the coding sequence GTGACCACGCGTAACAGCAATGCGGCTGACTATGACGTCATCGTGGTCGGATCGGGGTTCGGCGGCAGCGTCGCCGCGCTCCGGCTGACCGAGAAGGGCTACCGGGTGGCGGTCGTCGAGGCGGGCCGCCGGTTCGCCGACGACGAGTTCGCCAAGACGTCCTGGGACCTCAAGCGCTACCTGTGGGCGCCCGCACTGGGCTGCTTCGGCATCCAGCGGATCCACCTGCTGCGGGACGTGATGATCCTCGCCGGCGCCGGGGTCGGCGGCGGGTCGCTGGTCTACGCCAACACCCTGTACCGGCCGCTCAAGCCGTTCTACCAGGACAAGCAGTGGGCCCACATCACCGACTGGGAGTCCGAACTCGCGCCGTACTACGACCAGGCGAGCCGGATGCTCGGAGTGGTCACCAACCCGAGCGTGACCCCGTCGGACGAGGTCATGCAGAAGGTCGCCGCCGACATGGGAGTCGCGGACAGCTACCACCCGACACCGGTCGGCGTCTTCTTCGACAAGCCGGGCGAGCGGGTGCCGGATCCGTTCTTCGGCGGCGCCGGGCCGGAGCGGACGGGCTGCACCGAATGCGGCTCGTGCATGACCGGCTGCCGCGTCGGCGCGAAGAACACGCTGGTCAAGAACTACCTGTACCTCGCCGAGCAGGGCGGAGCGAAGGTCATCCCGCTCACCACCGTCACCGCGGTGCGCCCGCGCGGGGACGGGTCGTTCGAGGTCGACGTGCACAAGACCGGCACCCGGTCGAAGAGGTTCCGGACGACGCTCACCGCCGGACAGGTCGTGCTCGCCGCGGGCACCTGGGGCACCCAGCGGCTGCTGCACGACATGCGCGACCGCGGCGTGCTGCCCCGGCTGTCGCCCCGCCTCGGGGAGCTGACCCGCACCAACTCCGAGGCCATCATCGGCGCCGGCCGTCCCGCCGTGGACCCGGCACGCGACTTCAGCAAGGGCGTCGCGATCACCTCGTCGTTCCACCCCGACGAGTCCACCCACATCGAGCCGGTGCGCTACGGCAAGGGCAGCAACGCGATGAGCCTGCTGCAGACGATCGCCACCGACGGATCCGCGCCGGCGCCGCGGTGGCTGCAGGCCGTGCGGTTCATCGCCAAGCACCCGCTGCAGAGCGCGAAGCTGCTCAACGGGTACCGGTGGAGCGAACGGACCGTGATCCTGCTGGTGATGCAGAGCCTGGACAACTCGATCACCACGTACACCAGGCGCGGCCTGTTCGGCCGGCGCAAGTACACGTCCAAGCAGGGGCACGGCGAGCCGAACCCGACGTTCATCCCGGCCGGGCACCGGGCCAACGAGCTGACGGCGAAGCACATCGACGGCATCGCTGGTGGCACCTGGGGCGAGATCTTCGACATCCCGCTCACCGCGCACTTCATCGGCGGCGCCCCGATCGGCACCAGCGCCCAGGACGGCGTGATCGACCCCTACCACCGGGTGTTCGGTTACCCCGGACTGTCCATCGTGGACGGCACGGCGATCACCGCGAACCTCGGCGTCAACCCGTCGCTGACGATCACCGCGCAGGCCGAGCGCGCGTTCTCCTTCTGGCCGAACAAGGGCGAGCCGGACGCGCGGCCCGGCCAGTCGCAGGGCTACCGGCGGATCCAGCCGGTCCCGCCGAAGCACCCCGCGGTGCCGGCCGACGCTCCGGCCGCCCTGCGACTGCCGCTCGTGGCTACAGGTCGATCCCGGCGAACACGGTGA
- a CDS encoding HAD family hydrolase, protein MSLPPSLERVSRLISDGSCAALSLDIFDTILWRRTPRPTDVFAVLGARLVRDGRCPEWVTPAAFRRMRITAEQDARRSDAALGPEVSLSDIWQHMPLAIFDAGLPELVRAEVTCERDFTVPDADIAELVELAAKHRVPTVLVSDTYFTEEHLAELLDRPGLGALRDARIFRSHQHGLDKASGLWKIVLDNLGVLPEQVVHIGDNPVADVEVPGKLGIRTVHYERLDEQFHVVLEREREPLGLEDPLGEHLDLDLGDFGLTSLRAKTLLRADPEAQTPIRTAWRYGASVLGPVLTGFAEWVARRAHDSGIPVLWCPMREGTMLSTLINNAAQARGWSVEARPVWLSRHVTSLAALDPADPVSLREFIRQRHGLTVHHLLQALHLRPGDVPPLAEMLDAVLDNDPAVDLVCGALTETAHLRNRLTVTVTRIRERVLAELRRAGMLDAREPALVDLGWGGTIQYFLGRVLDVSGTGIRPAGFYLATDDRSTRVFRAGLRIEGYLSQGGHPPEIARTISRSPEVLEQSVNDFCGSLLDFADDGSPVLGPASDGEAQLAQRRAVQDGIREFQVQWYRYADDSRADLTGTARHRLANILVSALKAPNAEEAAVFGNWAHEDNFGSALVTRVVPEDLVPAIPYLSPADLGDLAMRDAFWPALLAASDTRLAAGARALAERQVDPDLFEPSEDPAETRLSLRTGDGEWHDGPRRRVRINHNGLSFARLDFRSADVTDLAVAIPGRPALVRIDWVEVRAHVPGQSVARIERWEQPEDFAGLIHAACRWLGGTLFEFEADESAIWFPVAARMGAPVTSGQVTVAFATLPKSRTGLGGHPPSASRMTRVTSRVREELRARGTVGLATSAARIAVRQLRSGK, encoded by the coding sequence TTGTCACTACCGCCCTCGCTCGAGCGCGTCAGTCGCCTGATCAGCGACGGCTCGTGCGCCGCACTGTCACTCGACATCTTCGACACCATCCTGTGGCGGCGTACGCCCCGTCCCACTGACGTGTTCGCCGTGCTCGGCGCCCGCCTCGTGCGCGACGGCCGCTGCCCGGAGTGGGTCACGCCCGCCGCGTTCCGGCGCATGCGGATCACCGCCGAACAGGACGCGCGGCGCAGTGACGCGGCCCTGGGGCCCGAGGTGTCGTTGTCCGACATCTGGCAGCACATGCCCCTGGCGATCTTCGACGCCGGCCTGCCCGAGCTGGTGCGCGCCGAGGTGACCTGCGAGCGGGACTTCACCGTCCCCGACGCCGACATCGCCGAACTGGTCGAGCTGGCCGCGAAGCACCGCGTGCCGACAGTGCTGGTGTCCGACACCTACTTCACCGAGGAGCACCTCGCCGAGCTGCTGGACCGGCCCGGCCTGGGTGCCCTGCGCGACGCGCGGATCTTCCGCTCCCACCAGCACGGCCTCGACAAAGCGTCCGGGCTGTGGAAGATCGTGCTGGACAACCTGGGCGTGCTCCCCGAGCAGGTCGTGCACATCGGGGACAACCCGGTCGCCGACGTCGAGGTGCCCGGGAAGCTGGGCATCCGGACCGTGCACTACGAGCGGCTCGACGAGCAGTTCCACGTGGTGCTGGAACGGGAACGCGAACCGCTCGGCCTGGAGGACCCGCTCGGCGAGCACCTGGACCTCGACCTCGGCGACTTCGGCCTGACGAGCCTGCGCGCGAAGACGCTGCTGCGCGCCGATCCGGAAGCGCAGACGCCGATCCGCACCGCGTGGCGCTACGGCGCCTCCGTGCTCGGCCCGGTGCTGACCGGGTTCGCGGAATGGGTCGCGCGGCGTGCCCACGACTCCGGCATCCCGGTGCTGTGGTGCCCGATGCGCGAGGGCACGATGCTCTCCACCCTGATCAACAACGCCGCGCAGGCCCGTGGCTGGTCGGTGGAGGCCCGGCCGGTCTGGCTGTCCCGGCACGTCACGTCGCTGGCCGCGCTCGACCCGGCCGACCCGGTCTCGCTGCGGGAGTTCATCCGGCAGCGGCACGGCCTCACCGTCCACCATCTGCTCCAGGCCCTGCACCTGCGACCGGGCGACGTGCCGCCGCTGGCGGAGATGCTCGACGCGGTCCTGGACAACGACCCCGCCGTCGACCTGGTCTGCGGCGCGCTCACCGAGACCGCCCACCTGCGGAACCGGCTGACCGTGACGGTGACCCGCATCCGCGAGCGCGTGCTGGCCGAGCTGCGCCGCGCCGGGATGCTGGACGCGCGGGAACCGGCGCTGGTCGACCTGGGCTGGGGCGGGACGATCCAGTACTTCCTCGGCCGGGTGCTCGACGTGTCCGGTACCGGCATCCGGCCCGCCGGCTTCTACCTGGCCACCGACGACCGCTCCACGCGCGTGTTCCGGGCGGGGCTGCGCATCGAGGGCTACCTCAGCCAGGGCGGGCACCCACCGGAGATCGCGCGCACCATCAGCCGCAGCCCGGAAGTGCTGGAGCAGTCGGTGAACGACTTCTGCGGGTCGCTGCTGGACTTCGCCGACGACGGCTCCCCCGTGCTCGGCCCGGCCTCGGACGGCGAGGCTCAGCTCGCGCAGCGGCGCGCGGTCCAGGACGGCATCCGCGAGTTCCAGGTCCAGTGGTACCGGTACGCCGACGACAGCCGGGCGGACCTGACCGGTACCGCCCGGCACCGGCTGGCGAACATCCTGGTGTCCGCGCTCAAGGCGCCGAACGCCGAGGAGGCCGCGGTGTTCGGCAACTGGGCGCACGAGGACAACTTCGGTTCCGCGCTGGTCACCCGGGTCGTCCCGGAGGACCTCGTGCCCGCGATCCCCTACCTGTCCCCCGCCGACCTGGGCGACCTGGCGATGCGCGACGCGTTCTGGCCGGCCCTGCTGGCCGCGTCGGACACCCGCCTGGCCGCCGGCGCGCGGGCGCTGGCCGAGCGGCAGGTGGATCCGGATCTGTTCGAGCCGTCCGAAGATCCGGCGGAGACGCGCCTGAGTCTGCGCACCGGCGACGGGGAATGGCACGACGGCCCGCGGCGCCGGGTACGGATCAACCACAATGGACTGTCGTTCGCCCGGCTGGACTTCCGCTCGGCCGACGTCACCGACCTCGCGGTCGCGATCCCCGGCCGCCCGGCGCTGGTGCGCATCGACTGGGTCGAGGTGCGGGCGCACGTGCCCGGCCAGAGCGTGGCGCGCATCGAGCGATGGGAACAGCCCGAAGACTTCGCCGGGCTGATCCACGCCGCCTGCCGCTGGCTGGGCGGCACGCTGTTCGAGTTCGAGGCCGACGAGTCGGCGATCTGGTTCCCGGTCGCCGCACGGATGGGTGCGCCGGTGACGTCCGGGCAGGTGACCGTGGCGTTCGCGACGCTGCCGAAGTCGCGAACCGGGCTCGGCGGGCACCCGCCGTCGGCGTCGCGCATGACGCGGGTGACCAGCCGGGTGCGTGAGGAGCTCCGGGCGCGCGGGACGGTCGGTCTGGCCACCTCGGCCGCCCGCATCGCGGTGCGGCAGTTGCGGAGCGGCAAGTGA
- a CDS encoding class I SAM-dependent methyltransferase, producing the protein MNYGTRTDPHAQARAARQGPVLLHSLSCFREIFEIVYAHRPIRTVVEVGVESGQVSGIYTELGATAVYCVDPEPTDSLRAALRANPALHLVEAHSPDVLPELPVADLYVLDGDHNYATVRAELDWVLANAPDAVAVLHDLLWPCSRRDQYYLPSRLAPEDRHPSSADGPTVWHDELTPAGFVGLGAFTAAQEAGGERNGVLTAVEDALAAHDGWHLAMVPAIFGVGVVTRHEALLGALAPYRDSRLLYTMENNRIALYTRLLQLQFEAVAHAEDADTMAETVNRQRQEIDRLTAETADLRAQAGELRRQNERLRAMVDERSPSLADRVLRRQ; encoded by the coding sequence GTGAACTACGGCACCCGCACCGACCCGCACGCCCAGGCCCGGGCCGCCCGGCAGGGGCCCGTGCTCCTGCATTCGCTGTCCTGTTTCCGGGAGATCTTCGAGATCGTCTACGCGCACCGTCCGATCAGGACAGTGGTCGAGGTCGGGGTGGAATCCGGGCAGGTCAGCGGCATCTACACGGAGCTGGGTGCGACGGCGGTGTACTGCGTCGACCCGGAACCGACGGACAGCCTCCGCGCCGCGCTCCGCGCGAACCCGGCCCTGCACCTGGTCGAAGCGCACTCCCCGGACGTGCTGCCGGAGCTGCCGGTCGCCGATCTGTACGTGCTCGACGGCGACCACAACTACGCCACCGTGCGCGCCGAGCTGGACTGGGTGCTGGCGAACGCGCCGGACGCCGTGGCCGTGCTGCACGACCTGCTGTGGCCGTGCTCGCGGCGGGACCAGTACTACCTGCCGTCCCGGCTCGCGCCGGAGGACCGGCATCCGTCCAGTGCGGACGGTCCGACGGTGTGGCACGACGAGCTGACGCCAGCCGGGTTCGTCGGCCTGGGCGCGTTCACCGCCGCGCAGGAGGCCGGCGGCGAGCGCAACGGCGTGCTCACCGCGGTCGAGGACGCGCTCGCCGCGCACGACGGCTGGCACCTCGCGATGGTCCCGGCGATCTTCGGTGTCGGGGTGGTGACCCGGCACGAGGCGCTGCTCGGCGCGCTGGCGCCGTACCGCGACTCGCGGCTGCTGTACACGATGGAGAACAACCGCATCGCGCTCTACACACGCCTGCTGCAACTCCAGTTCGAGGCGGTCGCGCACGCGGAGGACGCGGACACCATGGCGGAGACCGTCAACCGGCAGCGCCAGGAGATCGACCGGCTCACGGCCGAGACCGCGGACCTGCGCGCTCAGGCCGGCGAGCTGCGCCGGCAGAACGAACGGCTGCGCGCGATGGTTGACGAGCGTTCCCCCTCGCTCGCCGACCGCGTCCTGCGGCGGCAGTGA
- a CDS encoding GuaB3 family IMP dehydrogenase-related protein, which yields MRDLVEIGMGRTARRAYDLDDVEIVPSRRTRSSAVVSTAWQIDAYRFDIPMVTHPTDAVVSPDTAVEVGKLGGLGVLNAEGLWARHANAEQALLRLLDAAKDEDRTALTRTLQELHSAPVRPELLAEAIGRVRDSGVTVAARVSPQRAAELTPHLIAAGVEILVVQGTIISAEHVAHDDADPLDLKDFIGGLDVPVIAGGVSDYRTAMHLMRTGAAGVIVGHGYTPGVTSTDRVLGIGVPMATAIIDAAAARRDYLDETGGRYVHVLADGGITSSGDIAKAIACGADAVVLGSPLAAATEAPGHGLYWTAAAAHPSLPRSRVAAGPDIEVDLRTLLFGPSSDAEGAVNLFGALRRAMAKTGYSDLKEFQRVGLSVRG from the coding sequence GTGCGCGATCTGGTCGAGATCGGCATGGGACGCACCGCGCGACGGGCGTACGACCTCGATGACGTGGAGATCGTCCCGTCCCGGCGGACCCGGTCCTCGGCGGTCGTGTCCACTGCCTGGCAGATCGACGCCTACCGGTTCGACATCCCGATGGTCACCCATCCGACGGATGCGGTGGTGTCACCGGACACGGCGGTCGAGGTCGGCAAGCTGGGCGGCCTCGGCGTGCTCAACGCCGAGGGCCTGTGGGCGCGCCACGCGAACGCGGAGCAGGCGCTGCTCCGCCTGCTGGACGCCGCGAAGGACGAGGACCGCACCGCGCTGACCCGGACGTTGCAGGAGCTGCACTCCGCGCCGGTGCGGCCGGAGCTGCTGGCCGAGGCCATCGGCCGTGTCCGCGACTCGGGCGTGACGGTCGCGGCGCGGGTGAGCCCGCAGCGCGCGGCCGAGCTGACCCCGCACCTGATCGCCGCCGGCGTCGAGATCCTCGTCGTGCAGGGCACGATCATCTCCGCGGAGCACGTCGCGCACGACGACGCCGACCCGCTGGACCTCAAGGACTTCATCGGTGGCCTGGACGTGCCGGTGATCGCCGGTGGCGTCTCCGACTACCGCACGGCGATGCACCTGATGCGCACCGGCGCGGCCGGCGTGATCGTCGGCCACGGCTACACGCCGGGCGTCACGAGCACCGACCGCGTGCTGGGCATCGGCGTGCCGATGGCGACGGCGATCATCGACGCCGCCGCCGCACGCCGCGACTACCTGGACGAGACCGGCGGCCGGTACGTGCACGTCCTCGCCGACGGCGGGATCACCAGCTCGGGTGACATCGCGAAGGCGATCGCCTGCGGTGCGGACGCCGTGGTGCTCGGCTCGCCCCTGGCTGCGGCCACCGAGGCCCCGGGCCACGGCCTGTACTGGACGGCGGCGGCCGCGCACCCGTCGCTGCCGCGTTCGCGGGTCGCCGCGGGCCCGGACATCGAGGTGGACCTCAGGACGCTGCTGTTCGGCCCGTCGTCGGACGCCGAGGGAGCGGTGAACCTGTTCGGCGCGCTGCGCCGGGCGATGGCCAAGACCGGGTACTCCGACCTGAAGGAGTTCCAGCGCGTCGGCCTCTCGGTGCGCGGTTAG
- the guaB gene encoding IMP dehydrogenase, with protein MTSEFAPEDKFAMLGLTFDDVLLLPAESDVVPSSVDTSTRLSRNITLRIPLVSAAMDTVTEARMAIAMARQGGVGVLHRNLPIEEQAAAVEVVKRSEAGMVTDPVTCSPEDTLAEVDALCARFRISGLPVTDASGALVGIITNRDMRFELDHSRPVSEVMTKENLITAQVGVTADAALGLLRRHKIEKLPIVDGAGKLRGLITVKDFVKTEQYPHATKDPDGRLVVGAAVGVGAAGHQRAMALADAGVDVLMVDTAHGHSRAVIDMVATLKKELGDTVDVVGGNVATRAGAQALVDAGADAVKVGVGPGSICTTRIVAGVGVPQISAIYEADKACRPAGVPVIGDGGIQYSGDIAKAITAGASTVMLGSLLAGTAESPGDLILVNGKQYKTYRGMGSLGAMQSRDGRKSYSKDRYSQDDVLSEDKLVPEGIEGRIGFRGPLASVVHQLVGGLRSGMGYAGAETIEQLQRAQLVRITAAGLKESHPHDVTMTVEAPNYTSR; from the coding sequence ATGACGAGCGAGTTCGCCCCGGAAGACAAGTTCGCGATGCTCGGGTTGACCTTCGACGACGTGCTGCTGCTGCCGGCCGAATCGGACGTCGTGCCCAGCAGTGTCGACACGTCCACCCGGCTCTCCCGCAACATCACCCTGCGCATCCCGCTGGTCTCCGCGGCCATGGACACCGTCACCGAGGCCCGCATGGCGATCGCCATGGCGCGGCAGGGCGGCGTGGGCGTTCTGCACCGCAACCTGCCGATCGAGGAGCAGGCCGCGGCCGTCGAGGTCGTCAAGCGCTCCGAGGCCGGCATGGTCACCGACCCGGTCACCTGCTCCCCGGAGGACACGCTCGCGGAGGTCGACGCCCTGTGCGCCCGGTTCCGCATCTCCGGCCTCCCGGTCACCGACGCGTCCGGCGCGCTCGTCGGCATCATCACCAACCGCGACATGCGCTTCGAGCTGGACCACAGCCGGCCGGTCAGCGAGGTGATGACCAAGGAGAACCTGATCACCGCGCAGGTCGGCGTCACCGCGGACGCGGCGCTGGGGCTGCTGCGCCGGCACAAGATCGAGAAGCTGCCGATCGTCGACGGTGCGGGCAAGCTGCGCGGGCTGATCACCGTCAAGGACTTCGTCAAGACCGAGCAGTACCCGCACGCGACCAAGGACCCGGACGGCCGCCTCGTCGTCGGCGCGGCGGTCGGTGTCGGCGCGGCCGGTCACCAGCGCGCGATGGCGCTGGCCGACGCGGGCGTGGACGTGCTGATGGTGGACACGGCGCACGGCCACTCGCGGGCGGTCATCGACATGGTCGCCACCCTGAAGAAGGAGCTGGGCGACACGGTCGACGTCGTCGGCGGCAACGTCGCCACCAGGGCCGGGGCCCAGGCGCTGGTGGACGCGGGCGCGGATGCGGTCAAGGTGGGCGTCGGCCCGGGCTCGATCTGCACCACCCGGATCGTCGCCGGTGTCGGCGTGCCGCAGATCTCCGCGATCTACGAGGCGGACAAGGCGTGCCGCCCCGCCGGGGTACCGGTGATCGGCGACGGCGGCATCCAGTACTCCGGGGACATCGCCAAGGCCATCACCGCCGGCGCGTCCACCGTCATGCTGGGCAGCCTGCTGGCCGGCACCGCCGAGTCGCCGGGCGACCTGATCCTGGTCAACGGCAAGCAGTACAAGACCTACCGCGGCATGGGGTCGCTGGGCGCCATGCAGTCGCGCGACGGGCGCAAGTCGTACTCCAAGGACCGCTACTCGCAGGACGATGTGCTCAGCGAGGACAAGCTGGTGCCGGAGGGCATCGAGGGCCGCATCGGCTTCCGCGGGCCGCTGGCCAGCGTCGTGCACCAGCTCGTCGGCGGGCTGCGCTCGGGGATGGGGTACGCGGGTGCGGAGACGATCGAGCAGTTGCAGCGGGCGCAGCTGGTGCGGATCACCGCCGCGGGCCTGAAGGAGAGCCACCCGCACGACGTCACGATGACCGTCGAGGCGCCCAACTACACCTCGCGCTGA
- a CDS encoding DUF5319 domain-containing protein has protein sequence MPHEVLPPDPFADDPDDPARELAGFGDDELAEPMDAQARAELLADLSDLAVYQALLEPRGVRGIVVDCGECDQPHYHDWHLLRASLEQLLADGRMRPHEPAFDPDPADYVSWDYCRGFADGITTTESAY, from the coding sequence GTGCCGCACGAAGTGTTGCCCCCCGACCCGTTCGCCGACGACCCGGACGACCCCGCACGGGAGCTCGCCGGCTTCGGGGACGACGAGCTGGCCGAACCGATGGATGCGCAGGCGCGCGCGGAGCTCCTCGCGGACCTGTCCGACCTGGCGGTCTACCAGGCACTGCTGGAGCCGCGCGGGGTGCGCGGGATCGTGGTCGACTGCGGCGAGTGCGACCAGCCGCACTACCACGACTGGCACCTGTTGCGCGCGAGTCTCGAGCAACTGCTCGCCGACGGGCGCATGCGCCCGCACGAGCCGGCCTTCGACCCCGACCCGGCCGACTACGTCAGCTGGGACTACTGCCGCGGCTTCGCCGACGGCATCACGACCACCGAAAGCGCCTACTGA
- a CDS encoding anti-sigma-D factor RsdA gives MTDREDGRRELDELEFDSTMLSSSQVEFEADLTAIRADDALLDALGGSDPGIADDLGDQELNALLLSWRRDIDSEPLAELIDTDTAVTTIRTAALARRHGQRARRRRLLVPVAAAAAVLAIGFTGTSVAARDAQPGDTLWGLTKVLYADHARSVEAASAARIELQQASIALSQGRIAEAQQALAQAAAKLSQVTEEENLSQLMAEHQQLASMLPSSTTTTSGSSASLPSSAALPAPSSTKPPASSTTTTTLPTTTTTPSESSTPPTSSTSPSSTTPPASDGTSGGARYDPPDTGSGTGQKSSGVGTGTGTGTGSSTSSN, from the coding sequence GTGACCGATCGCGAAGACGGTAGACGTGAGCTCGACGAGCTCGAGTTCGACTCGACCATGCTGAGTTCGTCGCAGGTGGAGTTCGAGGCGGACCTCACCGCGATCCGGGCGGACGACGCTCTGCTCGACGCGCTGGGCGGGTCCGACCCCGGGATCGCCGACGACCTGGGCGACCAGGAACTCAACGCGCTGCTGCTGTCCTGGCGACGGGACATCGACAGCGAACCGCTCGCCGAGCTCATCGACACCGACACCGCGGTCACCACGATCAGGACGGCCGCGCTGGCTCGCCGCCACGGGCAGCGGGCGCGCCGTCGCCGCCTGCTCGTGCCGGTCGCCGCGGCCGCCGCGGTCCTCGCCATCGGCTTCACCGGCACCAGCGTCGCCGCGCGCGACGCGCAGCCGGGTGACACGCTCTGGGGTCTCACGAAGGTCCTCTACGCCGACCACGCGCGGTCGGTCGAGGCCGCGTCCGCGGCCCGGATCGAGCTCCAGCAGGCCAGCATCGCCTTGTCCCAGGGCCGCATCGCCGAGGCGCAGCAGGCGCTCGCCCAGGCCGCCGCGAAGCTGAGTCAGGTGACCGAGGAGGAGAACCTCAGCCAGCTGATGGCCGAGCACCAGCAGCTCGCCTCGATGCTGCCGAGCTCCACCACGACCACGTCGGGCTCGTCGGCGTCGTTGCCCTCGTCGGCCGCGCTGCCGGCGCCGAGCTCGACCAAGCCGCCGGCCTCGTCCACCACGACCACGACGCTGCCCACCACGACGACGACCCCGTCGGAGAGCAGCACGCCTCCGACGAGCTCCACGTCGCCGAGCAGCACGACGCCGCCGGCGTCTGACGGCACCTCGGGCGGCGCGCGGTACGACCCGCCCGACACCGGGAGCGGCACCGGTCAGAAGTCCTCCGGGGTGGGTACCGGCACCGGAACCGGGACCGGCTCGAGCACCAGCTCGAACTGA